The following proteins are encoded in a genomic region of Calditrichota bacterium:
- a CDS encoding S9 family peptidase — MCLVLAAALVGMLCISGVAQEETHPFSVHDMLAMDRISDPQVSPDGKWVAFTVRTTDLEANRGRTDIWMVGTDGSGLRRLTTHPASDYNPRWSSCGKYIWFISTRSGSAQVWVIPVSGGEATQKTYLPLDVANLVVSPYGKYLAFTMEVFPDCQSVECTKSRLDSIAARKATGRIYERLFVRHWDTWKDGRRSHLFVMSIKDGEVRDLMPGMDADTPSRPFGGPEEIAFAPDNAGLVFSAKNVGREEAWSTNFDLFYVPIDGSEPPRNLTADNRATDTMPVFSPDGKTLAYLAMSRPGYEADRFRIMLRPWPEGRAKTLTESWDRSPNSLCWSKDGKYLYVTAANLGQTSLFAVDVSSGKVRTLVEQGTVSSPCTADEQIVYGLDHLQSPVELYVVNADGSNPRPITALNAKKVAAARMGDFEQFTFKGWNDEKVYCYVVKPVDFDPNKRYPVAFLIHGGPQGSFGNHFHYRWNPQAYAGAGYAAVMVDFHGSTGYGQVFCDAIRGDWGGKPLVDLQKGLAAALKRYPWMDGDRVAALGASFGGYMINWIAGNWPDRFRCLVCHDGNLDERMAYFDTEELWFPEWDHVGTPWDNPKGYELHNPVNFVKNWKTPMLVIHGALDFRVTETQGLGTFNALQRRGIPSKLLYFPDENHWVLKPHNSILWHETVLGWLDQWCKK; from the coding sequence ATGTGTCTTGTGTTGGCGGCAGCTTTGGTGGGGATGCTGTGCATTTCTGGGGTGGCTCAGGAGGAAACCCACCCCTTTTCCGTCCACGACATGCTGGCTATGGACCGCATTTCCGATCCCCAGGTGTCGCCCGACGGCAAGTGGGTGGCCTTTACGGTGCGCACCACCGACTTGGAGGCCAACCGCGGCCGCACCGACATTTGGATGGTGGGCACCGACGGCAGCGGGCTGCGCCGCCTTACCACCCACCCGGCCTCAGACTACAACCCGCGATGGTCCTCCTGTGGCAAGTACATCTGGTTCATCTCCACGCGTTCCGGCTCAGCGCAGGTCTGGGTAATCCCTGTCTCCGGTGGAGAGGCGACGCAGAAGACGTACCTCCCCTTGGACGTCGCCAACTTGGTGGTGTCGCCCTATGGCAAGTATTTGGCGTTCACCATGGAGGTCTTTCCCGACTGCCAGAGCGTGGAGTGCACCAAGAGCAGGCTCGACTCCATCGCAGCGCGCAAGGCCACTGGCCGCATCTATGAACGCCTGTTCGTTCGCCACTGGGATACTTGGAAGGACGGGCGTCGTTCCCACCTGTTCGTCATGTCCATCAAGGATGGCGAGGTGCGCGACTTGATGCCTGGCATGGATGCGGATACGCCGTCACGTCCCTTTGGCGGGCCGGAGGAGATCGCCTTCGCGCCGGACAATGCCGGACTGGTCTTCTCCGCCAAGAACGTGGGGCGCGAAGAGGCATGGTCGACCAATTTTGATCTGTTCTACGTGCCGATCGACGGCTCCGAGCCCCCGCGCAACCTCACCGCAGACAATCGTGCCACGGATACCATGCCGGTTTTTTCGCCGGATGGCAAGACGCTCGCCTACCTGGCTATGTCGCGGCCGGGCTACGAGGCCGATCGGTTTCGCATCATGCTCCGCCCTTGGCCCGAGGGGCGTGCTAAGACGTTGACCGAGAGCTGGGACCGCTCGCCGAACTCGCTCTGCTGGTCGAAGGATGGCAAGTACCTCTATGTCACTGCCGCCAATCTGGGCCAGACGTCCCTCTTTGCCGTCGACGTCTCCTCAGGCAAAGTGCGCACGCTTGTCGAACAGGGAACCGTCAGCTCGCCGTGCACGGCAGATGAGCAGATCGTCTACGGGCTGGACCATTTGCAGTCACCCGTGGAACTGTACGTCGTCAATGCTGACGGCAGCAATCCGCGGCCCATCACAGCGCTCAATGCGAAAAAGGTGGCAGCGGCACGCATGGGCGATTTTGAGCAGTTTACCTTCAAGGGCTGGAACGACGAGAAGGTTTATTGCTACGTCGTCAAGCCGGTGGACTTTGACCCCAACAAGCGCTACCCGGTGGCCTTCCTCATTCACGGGGGGCCGCAAGGTTCTTTCGGTAACCACTTCCACTACCGCTGGAACCCACAGGCCTACGCCGGCGCAGGCTATGCAGCAGTGATGGTCGATTTCCACGGCTCCACCGGCTACGGGCAGGTGTTTTGCGACGCTATCCGCGGCGACTGGGGTGGCAAGCCGTTAGTCGACCTGCAGAAGGGGCTTGCCGCAGCCCTCAAACGCTACCCCTGGATGGATGGCGACCGCGTGGCCGCCCTGGGCGCCTCCTTCGGGGGCTACATGATCAATTGGATTGCCGGCAACTGGCCGGACCGCTTCCGCTGTCTGGTCTGCCATGACGGCAACTTGGATGAGCGCATGGCCTACTTTGATACCGAAGAGCTCTGGTTCCCGGAGTGGGACCATGTTGGCACACCCTGGGATAACCCGAAGGGCTATGAGCTGCACAACCCGGTGAACTTTGTCAAGAATTGGAAGACGCCGATGTTGGTCATCCACGGGGCCCTGGACTTTCGGGTGACGGAGACACAAGGGCTGGGGACGTTCAATGCCCTGCAACGCCGGGGCATCCCCAGCAAGCTGCTCTACTTTCCCGATGAAAACCACTGGGTGCTGAAGCCCCACAACTCCATCCTTTGGCATGAAACGGTGCTGGGCTGGTTGGACCAGTGGTGCAAGAAATGA
- a CDS encoding SagB/ThcOx family dehydrogenase — MRLWAIVLLVGMFFTVPLALVSFGKTAKQEAGRMGGGQAVISLPAPRLDGDCSVEKALSKRRSVRSYRAEPLTINELGQLLWAAYGITKEMPLPAFLRGGLRTAPSAGALYPLEIYAVVGEVTGLAPGIYRYESEGHALRKIASGDSRKELAHAAWEQSFIAKAPVVLVYSGVFARTTGKYGERGRARYVCMDLGHSAQNVYLQAEALGLGTCAVGAFDDEAVRKVMGLKSEEEPLYIMPVGKK; from the coding sequence ATGAGACTCTGGGCAATTGTCCTGCTGGTTGGGATGTTTTTCACTGTCCCTTTAGCCCTGGTGAGTTTCGGAAAGACGGCAAAGCAGGAGGCAGGTCGCATGGGTGGAGGGCAAGCTGTCATTTCGCTGCCGGCGCCGCGCCTTGACGGTGATTGTTCTGTGGAAAAGGCGCTCAGCAAGCGGCGCTCCGTGCGGAGCTACCGGGCGGAGCCGCTCACCATCAATGAGCTCGGTCAGCTGCTCTGGGCCGCATACGGCATTACCAAGGAGATGCCGCTGCCGGCATTCCTGCGCGGGGGGCTGCGCACCGCTCCCTCGGCTGGTGCCTTGTATCCGCTGGAGATTTATGCCGTCGTGGGAGAGGTGACCGGTCTGGCCCCTGGCATCTACCGGTACGAGTCCGAGGGCCATGCCTTGAGAAAGATCGCCTCTGGCGACTCCCGCAAGGAACTGGCTCACGCCGCCTGGGAGCAATCCTTCATCGCCAAAGCCCCAGTGGTGCTGGTCTACTCGGGGGTGTTTGCGCGCACCACCGGCAAGTACGGCGAGCGTGGCCGAGCTCGCTATGTGTGCATGGACCTTGGTCACTCGGCGCAAAACGTCTATCTGCAGGCGGAGGCACTGGGCCTTGGCACCTGTGCGGTGGGCGCATTCGACGACGAGGCGGTGAGAAAAGTTATGGGCCTGAAATCGGAGGAGGAGCCGCTGTACATCATGCCGGTGGGAAAGAAATAG
- a CDS encoding phosphocholine cytidylyltransferase family protein, whose product MQAVILAAGEARRLRPLTVTQPKCLLEVTDGTTVLDATVENLLWAGVDELVLVTGFCAERIRAHVAARYPRLRVQWVHNERFATTNNAFSLWLTREAVRGPFLLLDADILFDRRILAMLLGVKHQDALAVRTAGHWSEEDMKVVLDSQGFVQTISKGVRVESAAGESIGIEKFSAQFASALFAELGRRMDGGPGAQEFYEASFQAVIDAGLRLYGLDISPLQCVEIDTLEDYRQAREVATRLCIVG is encoded by the coding sequence ATGCAGGCAGTGATTCTGGCCGCGGGCGAGGCACGACGCCTTAGGCCGTTAACCGTGACGCAACCTAAGTGCCTTCTTGAGGTGACCGACGGGACCACCGTCCTCGACGCCACGGTCGAGAACCTCCTCTGGGCAGGGGTGGACGAGTTGGTCTTGGTCACGGGCTTTTGTGCCGAGCGCATCCGCGCCCACGTGGCAGCGCGCTACCCGCGCCTCCGGGTGCAGTGGGTACACAATGAAAGATTTGCTACTACCAACAACGCCTTCTCGCTGTGGCTTACCCGTGAGGCCGTGCGCGGGCCCTTTCTCCTCTTGGACGCAGACATTCTCTTTGACCGACGCATCCTCGCCATGCTGCTGGGCGTCAAACACCAGGACGCCCTGGCTGTTCGCACGGCCGGCCACTGGTCGGAAGAGGATATGAAGGTGGTTCTCGATTCCCAGGGGTTCGTCCAGACCATCAGCAAAGGGGTGAGGGTGGAGAGTGCGGCCGGAGAGTCCATTGGCATCGAGAAGTTTAGTGCGCAGTTTGCCAGTGCCCTTTTTGCTGAACTTGGACGGCGGATGGATGGCGGACCAGGCGCGCAGGAGTTCTATGAGGCCTCCTTCCAGGCAGTCATCGATGCGGGCCTGCGCCTCTATGGGCTGGATATCTCGCCACTGCAGTGCGTGGAGATCGACACGCTCGAAGACTATCGCCAAGCTCGGGAGGTCGCCACGCGCCTGTGCATCGTGGGGTGA